In the Haloferula helveola genome, one interval contains:
- a CDS encoding TetR/AcrR family transcriptional regulator: MSKARDRLVATAGRLFGERGYECVGINEIIAKAEIAKATFYQHFPSKEALCAEWLRTEAEDSERTQRRLLEDPRTVRERLEDRFDALQRWLTEEDYPGCPFCTTAAMTEAGGELRELVALQRKQSREFWRGLAAQHEPSHKAAKHLGDAWFLLYSGAITEATNLRETWPVKKAKRAALNLGGWK, from the coding sequence ATGAGTAAGGCACGGGACCGCCTTGTGGCTACGGCCGGCCGCCTGTTCGGCGAGCGGGGCTACGAATGCGTCGGGATCAACGAGATCATCGCCAAGGCCGAGATCGCCAAGGCCACCTTCTATCAGCACTTCCCCAGCAAGGAGGCGCTGTGCGCCGAGTGGTTGCGGACCGAGGCGGAGGATTCGGAGCGGACCCAGCGCAGGCTGCTCGAGGATCCGAGGACGGTGCGGGAGCGGCTCGAAGACCGGTTCGATGCCCTGCAGCGCTGGCTGACCGAGGAGGATTACCCGGGTTGTCCGTTCTGCACCACGGCGGCGATGACCGAAGCCGGCGGGGAACTTCGCGAGTTGGTGGCGCTGCAGCGCAAACAAAGCCGGGAGTTCTGGCGGGGTTTGGCGGCCCAGCACGAACCCTCCCACAAGGCGGCCAAACACCTCGGCGACGCCTGGTTTCTGCTCTACAGCGGGGCGATCACCGAGGCGACGAATCTCCGCGAAACATGGCCGGTGAAGAAGGCGAAGCGGGCGGCGCTGAACTTGGGCGGCTGGAAATAA
- a CDS encoding alpha/beta hydrolase: MKENEHVTLPDGRKLGFAEYGDPQGIPVLFFHGWPSSRFQAAYLDHDASKRGIRLLAPDRPGVGLSDPMPDRRFGDWPKDVGQFADSLGIDRFRIFGVSGGGPYTLATCEKLGDRVIRAAVICGAPPLADKADRSHMHWAYRTLSGLKSLRRASLPVLLPFSRWMIDRGVDHAPMSWMLKSIPEADREAIHSAGGWDMVIRSYLEAIRNGPGPTLDDGELYLAPWDFEPERIHVPVHFWHGMADANLPCDVAKRLAARVPKAEGTWLEGEGHYSLPVRHSCEALDWLKGSGQENAHAGVSNMTGSSAS, from the coding sequence ATGAAGGAAAACGAGCACGTCACTCTGCCGGATGGTCGCAAACTCGGATTCGCCGAATACGGCGACCCGCAGGGAATCCCCGTGCTGTTCTTCCATGGCTGGCCCAGCAGCCGCTTCCAAGCCGCTTACCTCGATCACGACGCCTCCAAGCGTGGAATCCGGCTGCTTGCGCCCGACCGACCGGGCGTCGGCCTCTCCGACCCCATGCCCGACCGGCGGTTCGGGGACTGGCCGAAGGACGTCGGCCAATTCGCCGACTCGCTCGGAATCGACCGGTTTCGGATCTTCGGAGTCTCCGGGGGCGGACCCTACACCCTCGCGACCTGTGAAAAGCTCGGCGACCGGGTGATCCGGGCCGCCGTGATCTGCGGCGCTCCGCCGCTCGCGGACAAGGCCGACCGCAGCCACATGCATTGGGCTTACCGAACGCTCTCGGGGCTGAAATCGCTGCGACGCGCCTCGCTACCGGTTCTCCTGCCCTTCAGCCGCTGGATGATCGACCGCGGCGTCGACCACGCACCGATGTCATGGATGCTCAAGAGCATCCCGGAGGCCGACCGCGAGGCGATCCACAGCGCCGGGGGCTGGGACATGGTGATCCGGAGCTACCTCGAGGCCATCCGCAACGGCCCTGGACCGACACTGGACGACGGCGAGCTCTACCTCGCGCCATGGGACTTCGAACCGGAGCGGATCCACGTTCCTGTGCACTTCTGGCACGGCATGGCCGACGCCAACCTGCCCTGCGATGTAGCCAAAAGGCTCGCCGCTCGGGTGCCGAAGGCGGAAGGCACGTGGCTTGAGGGCGAAGGCCACTACTCCCTCCCGGTCCGGCATTCCTGCGAAGCGCTGGATTGGCTGAAGGGTTCGGGCCAAGAAAACGCACATGCGGGCGTTTCGAACATGACCGGATCCTCCGCCTCATGA
- a CDS encoding archaemetzincin, producing MKSLCLVLLVAAAAALAVTLPDRDERLKAVGSLDRHTPAERRAFTDAGEFEAKKAPQPADWLASHPEPGQSLGQYLDSKPNFPDDTRKILYVLPLGEFEEGKAPSLEALKDYTAAYFQPLEVRMLKPVAEADIKVTSRINPGSGKKQWNSQEMLKGLAARLPADAYAMLAVTMTDLYPDESWNFVFGQASIRNRVGIFSFARYHPSWTGREADEHTETLVLRRAAKVLTHEMGHMFGIRHCIHYECNMNGANHLQEADSTPMHLCPVCLRKLWYAAKFDPAKRYGALGDFYTEHGLEEESEWVEKRLESIQEAR from the coding sequence ATGAAGAGCCTCTGTCTCGTCCTTCTCGTCGCCGCTGCCGCCGCGCTGGCGGTGACGCTGCCCGACCGGGACGAACGGCTGAAAGCGGTCGGATCGCTGGACCGGCACACCCCGGCGGAGCGGCGCGCGTTCACGGACGCGGGAGAGTTCGAGGCAAAGAAGGCGCCGCAGCCGGCCGACTGGCTGGCCAGCCACCCCGAGCCGGGACAATCGCTCGGGCAATACCTCGACTCGAAACCGAACTTCCCCGACGACACCCGCAAGATCCTCTATGTCCTCCCGCTCGGCGAATTCGAGGAAGGGAAGGCGCCGTCGCTGGAGGCGTTGAAAGACTACACCGCCGCGTATTTCCAGCCACTCGAGGTCCGGATGCTCAAGCCGGTCGCCGAAGCCGACATCAAGGTGACGTCCCGCATCAACCCCGGTTCGGGCAAGAAACAGTGGAACTCGCAAGAGATGCTCAAGGGGCTCGCCGCGCGCTTGCCTGCCGACGCCTACGCGATGCTCGCCGTGACCATGACCGACCTCTACCCCGACGAGTCGTGGAACTTTGTCTTCGGCCAGGCATCGATCCGCAACCGTGTCGGGATCTTCAGCTTCGCCCGCTATCATCCGTCGTGGACCGGGCGTGAGGCGGATGAACATACGGAGACTCTCGTACTTCGTCGCGCCGCGAAGGTGCTGACCCACGAGATGGGCCACATGTTCGGCATCCGCCACTGCATCCACTACGAGTGCAACATGAACGGGGCCAACCACCTCCAGGAGGCCGACTCGACACCGATGCATCTTTGCCCGGTGTGCCTGCGGAAGCTATGGTATGCGGCCAAGTTCGATCCGGCGAAGCGCTACGGGGCGCTCGGGGATTTTTACACCGAACACGGACTGGAAGAGGAATCGGAGTGGGTTGAAAAGCGGCTCGAGTCGATTCAGGAAGCCCGCTGA
- a CDS encoding glycoside hydrolase family 2 protein, giving the protein MIRAFFALLLPLAAFADDFADSPEFVHAMGIETRKLDGFPVVFHYGRIRPDFEDRSENPFRSRLDLDGPWEFRFDPENEGLDAASGWTRVTVPHCWDTMPGGRFWDWSDHSVKNPPFYDGAAWYMRKFDFEPSEDKRHRLEFLGVPHRVRIFLNGELLALHEGGGQPFEIDATGKLAKGANTLAVQVIRLPNYRKKTDGDGFDEIEYVHTRHPKAPDNWPYAGIPRSVSLVTENPLTIRKTQVRTMKGKLEAVVCISNHGTTPSKGTVRVASDAIEPCEPLPFNLEPGAHAAIRFQASLKPDAARWQPGNPKLHRLVSTLETGGKPGDRLQTEFGIRHFEIRGDRFYLNGKPIFLKGSAFYEEHRGRGNALTKGDHEEFFRMLGEADANFARLHVAQRHPWTYQLADRNGVMLCGEWGGFWYKEKSMDAQTKDPQSVFQSLGRCALWDLMNHPSVVIWGIHNECHQFCPEYEPFVKMGHDLVDAHDWHLRPVTWAAWHPHMGEPHFEHADAVGFNEYRGAMDPFENLDPDLKRVTEENPGKPLIILENGGWSKRGDRGPKDRKGSEDWQADLLRRQHEVLTGHIPPLSGYTYWLLVDYRSRKTYTGNENSDGWSRMGLYDEFGKPKMVRDVFRDLRWRP; this is encoded by the coding sequence GTGATCCGCGCTTTTTTCGCTCTACTCCTCCCGCTTGCCGCGTTCGCCGATGACTTCGCCGACTCGCCGGAGTTCGTCCACGCGATGGGCATCGAAACGCGGAAGCTCGACGGCTTCCCGGTAGTTTTCCACTACGGCCGGATCCGGCCCGACTTCGAGGACCGCTCGGAGAATCCGTTCCGCAGCCGGCTTGATCTGGATGGTCCTTGGGAGTTCCGGTTCGACCCGGAGAACGAGGGCCTTGATGCCGCGTCCGGCTGGACCCGCGTGACGGTGCCACACTGCTGGGACACGATGCCGGGCGGCCGCTTCTGGGACTGGTCGGACCACAGCGTGAAGAACCCGCCGTTCTATGACGGCGCCGCATGGTACATGAGGAAGTTCGACTTCGAACCGAGCGAGGACAAGCGGCACCGGCTTGAGTTCCTCGGAGTGCCACACCGGGTTCGCATCTTTCTCAACGGCGAGCTGCTGGCGCTTCACGAGGGAGGCGGCCAGCCGTTCGAGATCGATGCCACCGGAAAGCTCGCCAAAGGAGCCAACACGCTGGCAGTGCAGGTGATCCGCTTGCCGAACTATCGCAAGAAGACCGACGGCGACGGCTTCGACGAGATCGAATACGTCCACACCCGCCACCCGAAGGCGCCGGACAACTGGCCCTACGCCGGCATTCCCCGCTCGGTGTCGCTGGTCACCGAGAACCCTCTGACCATCCGCAAGACGCAGGTAAGGACGATGAAGGGCAAGCTTGAGGCGGTTGTCTGCATCAGCAACCACGGCACCACCCCCAGCAAAGGAACGGTCCGCGTCGCCTCGGACGCGATCGAGCCGTGCGAGCCACTCCCGTTCAATCTCGAGCCGGGTGCCCATGCGGCGATCCGCTTCCAGGCGTCGCTGAAGCCCGATGCCGCCCGCTGGCAGCCGGGCAACCCGAAGCTTCACCGGTTGGTGTCGACCTTGGAGACCGGCGGCAAACCCGGCGACCGCCTTCAGACCGAATTCGGAATCCGTCACTTCGAGATCCGCGGTGACCGCTTTTATCTGAACGGCAAACCGATCTTCCTGAAGGGATCGGCTTTCTACGAGGAACACCGTGGACGGGGCAACGCCCTGACGAAAGGAGATCACGAGGAGTTCTTCCGCATGCTCGGTGAGGCGGACGCGAATTTCGCCCGCCTGCATGTCGCCCAGCGGCATCCGTGGACCTACCAACTCGCCGACCGGAATGGGGTGATGCTGTGCGGCGAGTGGGGTGGATTCTGGTACAAGGAAAAGTCGATGGACGCCCAGACCAAGGATCCGCAGTCCGTCTTCCAATCGCTCGGCCGCTGCGCGCTGTGGGACCTGATGAACCATCCATCCGTGGTGATCTGGGGCATTCACAACGAATGCCACCAGTTCTGCCCCGAGTACGAACCGTTCGTCAAAATGGGCCACGATCTGGTCGATGCACACGACTGGCACCTGCGGCCGGTCACGTGGGCGGCCTGGCACCCGCACATGGGCGAGCCCCATTTCGAACACGCCGATGCCGTCGGCTTCAACGAATACCGCGGCGCGATGGACCCCTTCGAGAACCTCGATCCCGATCTCAAGCGGGTCACCGAAGAGAATCCCGGCAAGCCGTTGATCATCCTTGAAAACGGCGGTTGGTCGAAGCGCGGCGACCGCGGCCCGAAGGACCGCAAGGGCTCCGAGGACTGGCAGGCCGACCTACTGCGACGGCAGCACGAGGTGCTGACCGGACACATCCCGCCCCTGTCCGGCTACACCTACTGGCTCCTCGTCGACTACCGGTCGCGCAAGACCTACACCGGGAACGAAAACTCCGACGGTTGGTCGCGGATGGGACTCTACGACGAATTCGGCAAACCGAAGATGGTCCGGGATGTTTTCCGGGATCTACGATGGCGACCGTAG